From the genome of Nicotiana sylvestris chromosome 2, ASM39365v2, whole genome shotgun sequence, one region includes:
- the LOC104230888 gene encoding protein RST1 isoform X3, translating into MGSLLHEAQLCGVELLDAMLCMNPKHTSSVENILEVSRRILIVQKDLGFGYVPELSTITLSLFMILVQSELEHEQFLAVKLILFLLKWKYENEHDVQRDAYDLNEELLFIFPAISLLSSPSKIVKQAATDLLHILGKLSNKLLIAQKTGQPNAMKFPSISTPKYIVFRLLQHLWLQDLSPLSGSFYPNYVPGHDTSIKDKHYVSKTWSSLVTDHMHHIIARRKSLSISQSQEIFPTNMPMIFSAVACVLLTHQTYGSSSVDILSNSSNVDPKLGVPLLLVIQFYNHIFSTNTGADCHEVLLKLLEMLPLLASHPAIIPLIIQTLLPMLQNDKKPVLFATAIRLLCKTWELNDRVFGTLQGVLLADRFTRFASQRDICISMAVSICDICRRNPDRGVDLILSIAACIEKQDPLIQSLGLQSLGHLCEADAIDFYSAWDVIAKHVLNYSANAMVAHSLCFLLTWGAMDAQAYPEASVNVLKILWDIGTSQDFRQASLWSKARASAFVALACYEVEHLERSIPDFKDKNLEFLVSETDPEVLTAVEGFEVKILTFEHTTRRRLVKQKRVSANKIEKLLDVFPRLIFASGKERREKELPGAALFCLSFTKKDSRKAGAAEDLQDVQAKYEASLVDIATSLQLSRNILIAILSLQSWKPFMRRWMRAHILLLDAKLQTAVLDKAPKAGMEILKSMIAIAERMLPRSAENIALAVGSLCLVLPASAHVVKATASKFLLDWLSQHEHEYRQWSAAISLGVISSCLHLTDHKQKFENINALLEVASVSKSTLVKGACGAGLGFSCQALLARADADDNAHLGKVRYKIEEADLLRKIIRTLSQLICQVTPSSADVLETLSLSFPLESDNLNSEISGFLGSTSENLEEDVWGIAGLVLGLGNCIGAMYRAGIHNAVLNVKSLLISWIPHPTEITAMSKNHEILLSVGSCLSVPIAIAMCQRFELTDDADMEYLLGCYKELISELLSVKRFDTFHQSLLMASCLGAGSLIGVVLNEGLHPLKIEHIKELLLLFRKSYSDSNPPLVHLGAMLGVVNALGAGAGTLVEPHPLSSSHAASDQKESSYISSPLITNAVLEPELTSLVQEIFLVVQNSDAHQLQQHAAWAISFLRQHLWFKEPQNDETTAENDSAGLKTVLHSFPEDSTVMKLSLWLMHLNYLGTDAVSHVNTVSSVLRCLSHASRLPPLDWGAIIRRCMRYEGQVAGLLTQDISFERGNLRGECLLFSLSHAKQFDPLLSFLDEQCDIPRLRMLEPRLQFFLLSHLADLVKIFSGSRVVKLFEDVANLLSTSICSESCDSLEKSSFRISCWRGLKLCLDESSHHTQEYKSSMEKCMELLFTSLPSAHTEGLCQGKILEEWCEAIRCLEKTQQEWLLDLLKVSEVNIANADSLSFETVRKVRAKAKLVQSGSLSLTVLGKLKTYLLDCRSQDIWDALTEVAITVQHAEGNAKRQWLIEALEISCVTSFPSTALQFIGLLCGSCCVYRPVLIANKFTVLSDLPVTLTSLLSDSTWMVVADAVVSCLWKSTERIYEWNKQIKGGGDYLSYTQPIDTSENDIACFLLLVMHQACVSLKDHLPPEKQLQLANMVVPSNIDAHELHARLNCNVKSLPLL; encoded by the exons ATGGGATCG CTGCTTCACGAAGCTCAGTTATGTGGTGTGGAGCTACTGGATGCTATGTTGTGTATGAATCCAAAGCACACGAGTTCAGTTGAGAACATTTTAGAAGTATCAAGGCGCATATTGATTGTGCAAAAAGATCTTGGTTTCGGTTATGTGCCTGAATTATCAACCATTACTCTGTCCTTGTTTATGATACTTGTGCAGTCTGAACTTGAACACGAACAGTTCTTGGCGGTGAAACTTATCCTATTTCTGTTGAAGTGGAAATAtgagaatg AGCATGATGTCCAGAGAGATGCATATGATTTGAATGAAGAGCTCTTATTCATCTTCCCTGCTATCAGCCTTCTTTCTTCTCCATCTAAAATAGTAAAACAAGCTGCAACCGATTTGCTTCATATTTTGGGAAAGCTTTCGAATAAGCTACTTATTGCACAAAAGACTGGACAGCCAAATGCAATGAAATTTCCTTCCATTAGTACACCCAAGTACATAGTCTTCAGACTCTTGCAGCACTTGTGGCTTCAG GACCTATCTCCATTATCTGGTTCTTTTTATCCGAATTATGTGCCTGGTCATGACACTTCCATTAAAGACAAGCACTATGTATCAAAAACTTGGAGCTCCTTGGTAACCGACCACATGCATCACATTATTGCAAGAAGAAAGTCCTTATCCATCTCACAGTCTCAGGAGATCTTTCCAACCA ATATGCCCATGATATTCAGTGCGGTTGCCTGTGTCCTCCTCACGCATCAAACATATGGAAGCTCTTCTGTTGATATCTTGTCTAATAGCAGCAATGTGGATCCTAAACTTGGTGTCCCTTTGTTGCTGGTCATTCAGTTCTACAACCATATATTTTCCACGAACACAGGTGCTGATTGTCATGAAGTTCTG CTAAAACTTCTGGAAATGCTACCGTTACTTGCGTCTCATCCTGCAATCATACCTCTCATTATTCAGACACTGTTGCCTATGCTTCAGAATGATAAGAAACC CGTTCTATTTGCCACTGCAATTCGTCTACTTTGCAAGACCTGGGAGCTCAATGACCGTGTCTTTGGGACCTTGCAG GGAGTATTACTTGCAGATAGATTTACTCGGTTTGCATCTCAAAGAGATATCTGCATTAGTATGGCTGTTTCCATTTGTGATATCTGCAGAAGAAATCCTGATCGTGGAGTGGACCTTATTTTATCTATTGCG GCTTGTATCGAGAAACAAGATCCATTAATTCAGTCTCTGGGTCTCCAAAGCCTTGGCCACCTCTGTGAAGCTGATGCCATTG ATTTTTATTCCGCCTGGGATGTGATTGCAAAGCATGTGCTAAACTACTCAGCAAACGCCATGGTTGCTCACAG CCTCTGTTTTCTTTTGACATGGGGTGCGATGGATGCTCAAGCATACCCTGAAGCATCAGTAAATGTGTTGAAGATACTGTGGGATATTGGAACCTCCCAAGACTTCAGGCAGGCTTCCTTATGGTCCAAAGCTCGGGCATCTGCCTTTGTGGCATTAGCCTGTTATGAG GTAGAGCATCTCGAAAGAAGTATTCCAGATTTCAAGGACAAAAATTTGGAGTTTCTTGTGTCCGAGACTGACCCTGAAGTGCTTACTGCCGTGGAAGGATTTGAAGtcaaaattttaacttttgaGCACAC CACCCGTCGAAGATTAGTAAAGCAGAAAAGGGTGTCTGCCAACAAAATTGAGAAGCTGTTAGATGTCTTCCCGCGTCTCATCTTCGCTTCAG gaaaagaaagaagagaaaaagaattaCCTGGTGCGGCTCTTTTTTGCCTTTCCTTCACAAAGAAAGATTCAAGGAAGGCAGGAGCAGCAGAG GACTTGCAAGATGTACAAGCTAAATATGAGGCCTCACTGGTCGATATAGCAACATCTCTTCAACTATCAAGAAATATATTGATAGCAATTCTTTCTTTGCAATCATGGAAGCCCTTCATGCGGAGGTGGATGAGAGCCCATATCTTGTTACTTGATGCTAAGTTGCAGACTGCTGTTCTGGACAAAGCTCCTAAAGCTGGTATGGAAATTCTGAAG AGTATGATAGCAATTGCAGAGAGAATGCTCCCTCGATCTGCTGAGAATATCGCATTAGCTGTTGGATCCCTTTGTTTG GTGCTGCCCGCTTCTGCGCATGTTGTTAAAGCGACCGCCTCGAAGTTTTTGCTGGATTGGTTGTCCCAACATGAACATGAGTATCGCCAGTGGTCAGCAGCAATCTCTCTTGGTGTGATATCAAGTTGCCTACACCTCACTGATCACAAGCAGAAATTTGAGAATATCAATGCACTGCTTGAG GTTGCATCTGTGAGCAAAAGCACACTTGTGAAAGGAGCTTGTGGAGCTGGATTAGGTTTTTCATGTCAAGCTCTTCTTGCCAGAGCTGATGCTGATGATAATGCTCACCTGGGCAAAGTGAGATACAAGATAGAGGAAGCAGACTTGTTGAGAAAGATCATCAGGACCTTATCCCAGTTGATCTGTCAAGTCACACCTTCTTCAGCAGATGTTCTTGAAACTCTATCGCTATCTTTTCCTCTTGAATCAGATAATCTGAATTCAGAGATTTCTGGTTTTCTTGGTTCGACCAGCGAGAATTTAGAGGAAGATGTGTGGGGCATTGCAGGGCTTGTATTGGGTTTGGGTAATTGTATTGGTGCAATGTACAGAGCTGGGATTCATAATGCAGTTCTCAATGTGAAATCCTTACTTATTTCGTGGATTCCACACCCTACTGAAATTACCGCTATGAGCAAAAATCACGAAATCTTATTATCTGTGGGCTCATGTCTTTCTGTACCTATTGCAATTGCCATGTGTCAGAGGTTTGAACTTACTGATGATGCAGATATGGAATATCTATTGGGTTGCTATAAGGAACTTATCTCTGAGCTACTCTCTGTTAAAAGATTTGACACCTTCCACCAGAGCTTATTGATGGCATCTTGTTTGGGGGCAGGAAGCCTTATTGGTGTGGTTTTGAATGAAGGGTTGCACCCTTTGAAAATTGAACACATTAAAGAATTGCTTTTGTTGTTCAGAAAAAGTTACTCTGACTCCAATCCTCCTCTTGTTCATCTGGGTGCCATGCttggagttgtaaatgcattagGAGCAGGTGCAGGGACACTGGTTGAACCCCACCCTTTGAGCTCATCACATGCTGCTTCTGATCAGAAG GAATCTTCTTATATATCTAGTCCTTTAATTACAAATGCTGTTCTTGAGCCTGAGTTAACTTCACTAGTACAAGAGATATTCCTAGTTGTGCAAAATTCTGATGCTCATCAGTTACAGCAGCATGCGGCATGGGCAATTTCTTTTCTTAGACAGCATTTGTGGTTCAAAGAACCTCAAAATGATGAAACCACCGCAGAGAATGATTCTGCTGGATTGAAGACTGTCTTACATAGTTTTCCCGAGGACAGCACTGTCATGAAATTGTCTTTGTGGCTAATGCATCTGAACTATCTCGGG ACAGATGCTGTTTCACATGTAAACACAGTTTCTAGTGTTCTGCGGTGTCTTTCACATGCTTCTAGGCTACCACCGTTGGATTGGGGAGCAATCATCAGACGGTGCATGAGATATGAGGGTCAAGTTGCTGGCTTGTTGACGCAAGACATAAGTTTTGAGAGAGGAAATCTCAGGGGGGAATGCTTACTTTTCTCATTATCACATGCTAAGCAATTCGATCCTCTCCTTAGCTTCCTTGATGAGCAATGTGACATCCCTCGATTGAGGATGCTTGAGCCTCGTCTGCAATTCTTTTTGCTTTCACATTTGGCAGATCTAGTTAAAATTTTCTCAGGTTCTCGGGTCGTGAAATTATTTGAAGATGTTGCTAACTTATTGTCAACGTCTATTTGTTCTGAGAGTTGTGACTCCTTAGAGAAAAGCTCATTTAGGATTTCGTGCTGGAGGGGACTTAAGCTGTGTTTGGATGAATCATCTCATCATACTCAAGAGTATAAATCTAGCATGGAAAAATGCATGGAGTTGCTCTTTACGTCACTGCCTTCAGCTCATACTGAAGGGCTATGTCAGGGTAAAATTCTTGAAGAATGGTGTGAAGCAATTAGATGTCTCGAGAAGACTCAACAAGAATGGCTATTGGATCTTCTAAAG GTTTCAGAGGTGAACATCGCCAACGCAGACTCTCTCTCGTTTGAAACTGTGAGAAAGGTTCGAGCAAAAGCAAAACTAGTTCAAAGTGGTTCCCTGTCATTGACAGTGCTTGGTAAACTGAAAACTTATCTTTTGGACTGCAGATCTCAAG ATATCTGGGATGCTCTAACTGAAGTTGCAATAACTGTACAACATGCTGAAGGGAATGCCAAAAGACAATGGCTCATTGAGGCACTGGAAATTAGTTGTGTGACAAGTTTTCCCTCCACG GCTCTGCAGTTCATCGGCCTGCTATGTGGCAGCTGCTGCGTATATAGGCCTGTGTTAATTGCGAACAAATTCACTGTTTTAAGCGACCTGCCAGTCACGCTCACATCCCTCCTCTCTGATAGCACATGGATGGTAGTAGCAGATGCTGTTGTTTCTTGTTTGTGGAAGTCGACAGAGCGGATATATGAGTGGAACAAACAAATAAAAGGTGGTGGTGATTATTTATCTTATACACAGCCCATTGACACGAGTGAAAATGATATAGCCTGCTTTCTCCTACTAGTGATGCATCAAGCTTGTGTCTCGTTGAAAGACCATCTGCCTCCAGAGAAGCAGCTTCAACTTGCCAACATGGTGGTACCGTCAAATATTGATGCCCACGAGTTACACGCAAGGTTAAATTGCAATGTGAAGAGTCTACCTCTGCTTTGA